Genomic DNA from Gossypium hirsutum isolate 1008001.06 chromosome A01, Gossypium_hirsutum_v2.1, whole genome shotgun sequence:
ACCGCCTGTTAGATCTACAGTCATAGGCAGACCAGTTTTACTTGCCCTGGAAGACGTTGACGGAGCTCCAACATTTTTGGAGAAGGCCCTTAAATTTATTGAAAAGCATGGtgagttttttcttttcttttaattactacAATTGCATTTAAGTAATATTCTAAATTTCTAATTCCCTATACTGGATAGCTGTCTATGCATATATAATCATGTTAAAATAACTTAACAGGTGTCAGAGTAGAAGGGATCTTACGACAAGCTGCAGATGTTGAAGATGTTAAGCGTCGAATTCAGGAATATGAACAGGGTTTGTTCAGACACATTCTCCTTGACTATATtctatattcattttttttaacacTGGTTACATATACCATAGGTTGTGTTCTTACAATTTCTTTGGATTTACATATTCAATATTTAATGTTCGGCTGTAAACAATGCTGTCAAGGGTAGCTTTGTAAAAAGTAGAATATATATACTTGTAGTTCAACTATTCTCTTCAGCCTTCTAACTCTTTTAGGCCATGCTTTTTAATGCAGGAAAAACTGAGTTTTCTTCCGAGGAGGATGCACATGTCATTGGTGATTGTGTCAAGGTATGCTATATTGGTTTCCAGAAGATTGTTTCATTTAAATTGCAACATATACTGCTCCTGctacttttttttctaatttcctTAATGCCATTTTCCAGTATATCCTCAGAGAGTTGCCATCATCTCCTGTTCCTGCATCATGCTGCAATGCGCTACTAGAAGCATGCCGTAAGTCTTTTGTTCAACTGTTCTTTGTTTAACAAATTCAGTTGATAACATGCTTCACAGTAATTGGATTCTTGATGCCTCCTATTCCAAAGGGAAGTATACGTTGGATAAtccttattctttatttttattctgtTATTGGACATCATACAATGATTAGGAACTCAACGTGGTTCTAGAGTCAATGCTATGCTTTTGGCAGTATTGGACACGTTTCCTGAACCAAACCGTCGTTTGCTACAGAGGTAATTGATTCATCGCTGTCACTCTTTGCCCTGTTGTGGCTTTATCCGTATTTTACTTGTCTTGTTCCTTTATTTCAGAATTCTAATGATGATGCAAGTTGTGgcttctcacaaaaatgaaaaccTAATGAGCACTTCAGCCGCGGCGGCATGCATGGCACCCTTACTTCTTCGACCCCTTCTAGCTGGTGATTGTGAGATTGAAACCGATTTTGATGTGGGTGGTGATGGTTCTATGCAATTGCTACAAGCCGCTGCTGCAGCTAATCATGCTCAAGCCATTGTTATAACACTATTGGAAGAGTATGATCAAATATTTGGGGTGAGCCCcaattatttcttctttttcactAAACTTTCAATATGGCTTTCTGTAGTCGCTATAAAGACAAGTATGTACACTATTGATCTGTTTTATTTTCTATCTGTTCTTGAGCAAATATGATCACTAAGTCAAAATTGTTTCTTTTTCCCAATattcttaaaaacataaaaaatatgagTCTTGTTCATATTCCAAATTCTTATTACTTTGGTTTGGATTTGGTTTTTACATTGTAGTTACGAGATCAGAATTTTGTTGGCAGGAAGGTTCTATTTCCTCTGATATATACTCTGATTCAGAAGAGAGTGGCAGTGAAAGTGAGGAGGCAGCTGAAGATGATAGTGAGTCCTATGACGAAGATGAATCTTATGAAGACGATGAATGCGATGATGGAACAGAAGGCTCTGATGTATCCAATGATGATGATGAGGATGAGGATggtgacgatgatgatgatgatgatggtgatgcaGCAAGTGAAACAGGCAGTGAAAGTGGTCACTCTGTTACCAATGATGTGGATGTTGATAAGGTTTGTTCCTCTACCGTTTTCAAATGGAATTTACATTTTattatagtttataaaatttaaaaagggtGGAAGCAATAAATTTAATATGGATTTTGGAACAGCTAAAAGCTTTCTGTTGTTAAACTCAGAAAAAAACAGAACATCAAATTGCAGCTGTAAATTGCCACAGAAATCAAAAGATGAAGGTGGAGAAGACTAACTTCAGAAAATAAATTGCTGACAAAATTTTTTTACATCATCTTTTTACAAAGctttaaatatataaatgtttggtTACAGCCACACAATTAGcaaaaaaatctaatattaaaCAAAATAGCACATGTCGCATAATTTACAACTCATTACATCATAAGAaactatcaaataaaaataactcaaaatatccAAAAAGCATCTGCTAAATCTTGGAGTTTCCAAAAAATTCTTAATTCCTAAGACTCCTTAAGATTTTTTCTTGAAACTTTTCCAATATCCTTTGAAACTCAAACTTGTTCTTGGAAAGTGCTTTGGTTAGAGCTTGTCATCAATCTCGAAGTCAGGATTAACTTTGCAAAGATCCCTTACGTTGCTAATAGTCGAAATCAATAGCGGGTCATAGACCACAAATTTATTCTCATTTATCAACACCATTGAATAAATCTTTTCAAACTTCTCACCAAcatgaatattttcaaaaataacacAGAAAGTTCAGACCCATTAAACTTTTCCAATATGAGTTAAAGGTTCTTTGGATTGGGTATAATCggtttttttatatgaatttaggAGCGGTTAATTAATAAGACAAGGAAGTGAAGTTGGTTGTGAGTTGTGGTTACCATGGTTTTTGTCGAGATGGGTTTAGAAGGGTTTTAGGCATAGTACAATGAAGAGAGATTGGTAAAGACTGTTGAGGTTTGGTTTTTTCGGTTAAAGAATCTAACTTCGTGTATACCAGAGTTACTAACCTGTTTACAAGCAATTATTTTATCCACTCCTTTACGCATTTGATCAAACAGTTGTGTTTTGGTATTAGCAATACTTCATGAGCATGCTGCAATGTACAATCTAATATATGATCCTTTATTGTTTGTATATGCTCAAGCTTCTTGTGTATTCCGGTGTGCCATTTTGCGGGTCATTGTTCTACCATTGCCAGGGATCGTTGGCTTTGATGCCAAATTGTTACAATCTATGTAATTGATAGTTCTACTCATGAAAGGAGATTGAAACCTTTAAGATCATCAAGGGGAGGCTGAAATTTTAGGACTCGTTAAAAACATAAATAGAAGTTCtacttaagttttattatttcataCATCCTTTTAAATAAGGACTAGTCTTGTTACATAAATAGAAAACCTATTCTAAGGAAAATAAATCAACAACAATAAAAACATAATCAATAAACCTAAGGAAAGGAATAAAAATGTACTCTTAGCTTTAATTAAAGAACCCAAATTAAACTGCCTTTCCTAACATAGATTCGGCCAGTAACATGCATGCTGTTACATTCTTTGGTCCTCAGGTAGATTTTGAGTATTCTTTCTGTTTCTTTTGTAAAGGTGAAAAGAGCAATAAatcagtaataaaatttaatgcACACCGAGTGTAAAATTGCAGGATGTTGATTCTTCGAGCTCAAGTTCTGAGTCCTCTGAAACTGGTCATGATGTAAAAGCCACCAAAAGGCTTTCAAGTTCAATTCACAACCCATCGTCAGAAAATGATGATTCACAGAGGAGCAAGGGTAATCATAGTAAAAGTACAGCAACATTGATCAAGAAGTCTGCTGAGCTATCAAAAGGTGTTCATGGTCCAACCAATGTGGAGGATAGGTTAGCTCATCATACTCAAATCCCAATCAGCCAGCAATCCGCAGCTGCTGCACACAGAGCTAGGCGTAATGCTGTTTGGGGACGTACCTCTGTAAGTGTTTGTTTTCTGCATTTTTGATGTGTTATGCTTTTGGCCTGGTTCGTTTGACTTGCCTTGTTAGCTAACAAGTATTTCCAAGAATGAATTTGAGCATTAGGGAGTTACCTTAGATTAATCAACTTATAAtgaaccaaaaaaagaaaaaaaaaacttataactGCTCATATTGGTCAATATGTTTATAGTCATGCATTtactaattattaatttattgggTTTGCTTCTTCAGGCAAGGAAGAACCTTTCTATGGAATCCATTGATTATCCATTTGGAGAAGAGTAAGCAGTGTTCCTATGATCTGTATGTAAAAGCCCTGTATAAATTAGCCTTCAACGACTTGTTTTCCTGGTTATTTTTCATATACCTTACAAAGACACAATACCAACTAAAATTTGCAAGCATCTTTTAAAGTATTCTTTCAAGCTTAGGATGATGGAATCTATCCTTCACATAACATAATTTACATGGCTAAAAgtgaaataacaaaaatattagaGTCAGACCTTTTATATTGATAACGgctctattttcttttttgtatttatcAATTTGGCCTTATtttaggtttgaaattgagaCAGTTGAGGATGAAAAATCTGACTTGCAAAACAGACTCAGAGAAGAGGTTCAGCTACCTATCCACCTTTCGaaaacttattattattatcttgacTTGTATGGAAACTTTTCATAACAAAGGCATCTCTCTCATACAGATTGAAGGTAATACCAAACTCGAAGCCAGTGTGGAAAAACGAAAGAAGACATTGCAAGGGCGTCAACTATGTCTTGAGAAAGAAGTACGTTTGTAATGTGAAGCTCTTTTGGTTCTTTTTTTGCAACATATGgagtttaatatttgtatttgcTTTATAAATTAACCGTCGTGAACCTTGATTGTTGCTCTTGATTGTACTTAATAGGTAGCAATATTAAAGGAAGAGTTGCAAAGGGAGAGAGATAAGAGGACAGCTCTGGAATCCGTTCTTAACTCATCTCAAGAACAACCCACAGTTCTCCCAGCTAAGATTGACGAAAAGGTATACGATGGCCTGACTCTGATTTAAGTAATCCACCTAATCTTTAACTTGCATCAAATTTTAACTTGCGACTATTATGAAGACAAAGGCAGATCTCAATGACATAGCTCTAGCAGAGGCagatataattaatttgaaaaagacGGTTGAAGATCTGGAGGTGCAGCTTAATCAACAGCTTGAGAAAAGATATGCTTCCATGAATGATTCATGCAGTCAACGTCAACCAAATCATCATGCAAAAATGTAAGCTTTCAGTTGGTTCTATCACAATGTCATATTTTTTGGGGTATATGTAGCAAAACATTTCTTCTTTTTGTCTCTTTGGTGATAAGTACTTGTCATCCTTGTAGTGATTgg
This window encodes:
- the LOC107917942 gene encoding rho GTPase-activating protein REN1 isoform X1; its protein translation is MATKRDEPSLIQQRIHSKREEPSQSQLKMASRKEDSSPAQLKMASRKEEPSPAQLKMANKKEDPSVLQQRMASKREDREPSKGHQGDVAAAAAPGSLEHQNSRSGNTVLKSGPLFLSSKGIGWTSWKKRWFILTHTSLVFFRSDPNAVSQKGNEVNLTLGGIDLNNSGSVIVKADKKLITVQFQDGRDGRTFTLKAETLDDLYEWKAALENALSQAPSSANAMGQNGIFRNDQSEEVDASKEPANDKPPVRSTVIGRPVLLALEDVDGAPTFLEKALKFIEKHGVRVEGILRQAADVEDVKRRIQEYEQGKTEFSSEEDAHVIGDCVKYILRELPSSPVPASCCNALLEACRTQRGSRVNAMLLAVLDTFPEPNRRLLQRILMMMQVVASHKNENLMSTSAAAACMAPLLLRPLLAGDCEIETDFDVGGDGSMQLLQAAAAANHAQAIVITLLEEYDQIFGEGSISSDIYSDSEESGSESEEAAEDDSESYDEDESYEDDECDDGTEGSDVSNDDDEDEDGDDDDDDDGDAASETGSESGHSVTNDVDVDKDVDSSSSSSESSETGHDVKATKRLSSSIHNPSSENDDSQRSKGNHSKSTATLIKKSAELSKGVHGPTNVEDRLAHHTQIPISQQSAAAAHRARRNAVWGRTSARKNLSMESIDYPFGEEFEIETVEDEKSDLQNRLREEIEGNTKLEASVEKRKKTLQGRQLCLEKEVAILKEELQRERDKRTALESVLNSSQEQPTVLPAKIDEKTKADLNDIALAEADIINLKKTVEDLEVQLNQQLEKRYASMNDSCSQRQPNHHAKIEDKPKGTGAVVKGSGSKQDMYVDKAEFEEGRKQESSLESKHPPPNQQVDHSENNSNRMNEAETDSKKSHASSNSKKLAKKGEEQRSQTANESPDNEKGRGSSQAVASSGKGKGIEHARTARNREKRRGPDSSQ
- the LOC107917942 gene encoding rho GTPase-activating protein REN1 isoform X3; the protein is MATKRDEPSLIQQRIHSKREEPSQSQLKMASRKEEPSPAQLKMANKKEDPSVLQQRMASKREDREPSKGHQGDVAAAAAPGSLEHQNSRSGNTVLKSGPLFLSSKGIGWTSWKKRWFILTHTSLVFFRSDPNAVSQKGNEVNLTLGGIDLNNSGSVIVKADKKLITVQFQDGRDGRTFTLKAETLDDLYEWKAALENALSQAPSSANAMGQNGIFRNDQSEEVDASKEPANDKPPVRSTVIGRPVLLALEDVDGAPTFLEKALKFIEKHGVRVEGILRQAADVEDVKRRIQEYEQGKTEFSSEEDAHVIGDCVKYILRELPSSPVPASCCNALLEACRTQRGSRVNAMLLAVLDTFPEPNRRLLQRILMMMQVVASHKNENLMSTSAAAACMAPLLLRPLLAGDCEIETDFDVGGDGSMQLLQAAAAANHAQAIVITLLEEYDQIFGEGSISSDIYSDSEESGSESEEAAEDDSESYDEDESYEDDECDDGTEGSDVSNDDDEDEDGDDDDDDDGDAASETGSESGHSVTNDVDVDKDVDSSSSSSESSETGHDVKATKRLSSSIHNPSSENDDSQRSKGNHSKSTATLIKKSAELSKGVHGPTNVEDRLAHHTQIPISQQSAAAAHRARRNAVWGRTSARKNLSMESIDYPFGEEFEIETVEDEKSDLQNRLREEIEGNTKLEASVEKRKKTLQGRQLCLEKEVAILKEELQRERDKRTALESVLNSSQEQPTVLPAKIDEKTKADLNDIALAEADIINLKKTVEDLEVQLNQQLEKRYASMNDSCSQRQPNHHAKIEDKPKGTGAVVKGSGSKQDMYVDKAEFEEGRKQESSLESKHPPPNQQVDHSENNSNRMNEAETDSKKSHASSNSKKLAKKGEEQRSQTANESPDNEKGRGSSQAVASSGKGKGIEHARTARNREKRRGPDSSQ
- the LOC107917942 gene encoding rho GTPase-activating protein REN1 isoform X6 produces the protein MATKRDEPSLIQQRIHSKREEPSQSQLKMASRKEDSSPAQLKMASRKEEPSPAQLKMANKKEDPSVLQQRMASKREDREPSKGHQGDVAAAAAPGSLEHQNSRSGNTVLKSGPLFLSSKGIGWTSWKKRWFILTHTSLVFFRSDPNAVSQKGNEVNLTLGGIDLNNSGSVIVKADKKLITVQFQDGRDGRTFTLKAETLDDLYEWKAALENALSQAPSSANAMGQNGIFRNDQSEEVDASKEPANDKPPVRSTVIGRPVLLALEDVDGAPTFLEKALKFIEKHGVRVEGILRQAADVEDVKRRIQEYEQGKTEFSSEEDAHVIGDCVKYILRELPSSPVPASCCNALLEACRTQRGSRVNAMLLAVLDTFPEPNRRLLQRILMMMQVVASHKNENLMSTSAAAACMAPLLLRPLLAGDCEIETDFDVGGDGSMQLLQAAAAANHAQAIVITLLEEYDQIFGEGSISSDIYSDSEESGSESEEAAEDDSESYDEDESYEDDECDDGTEGSDVSNDDDEDEDGDDDDDDDGDAASETGSESGHSVTNDVDVDKDVDSSSSSSESSETGHDVKATKRLSSSIHNPSSENDDSQRSKGNHSKSTATLIKKSAELSKGVHGPTNVEDRLAHHTQIPISQQSAAAAHRARRNAVWGRTSARKNLSMESIDYPFGEEFEIETVEDEKSDLQNRLREEIEGNTKLEASVEKRKKTLQGRQLCLEKEVAILKEELQRERDKRTALESVLNSSQEQPTVLPAKIDEKTKADLNDIALAEADIINLKKTVEDLEVQLNQQLEKRYASMNDSCSQRQPNHHAKIEDKPKGTGAVVKGSGSKDMYVDKAEFEEGRKQESSLESKHPPPNQQVDHSENNSNRMNEAETDSKKSHASSNSKKLAKKGTAKPDCK
- the LOC107917942 gene encoding rho GTPase-activating protein REN1 isoform X4, producing MATKRDEPSLIQQRIHSKREEPSQSQLKMASRKEDSSPAQLKMANKKEDPSVLQQRMASKREDREPSKGHQGDVAAAAAPGSLEHQNSRSGNTVLKSGPLFLSSKGIGWTSWKKRWFILTHTSLVFFRSDPNAVSQKGNEVNLTLGGIDLNNSGSVIVKADKKLITVQFQDGRDGRTFTLKAETLDDLYEWKAALENALSQAPSSANAMGQNGIFRNDQSEEVDASKEPANDKPPVRSTVIGRPVLLALEDVDGAPTFLEKALKFIEKHGVRVEGILRQAADVEDVKRRIQEYEQGKTEFSSEEDAHVIGDCVKYILRELPSSPVPASCCNALLEACRTQRGSRVNAMLLAVLDTFPEPNRRLLQRILMMMQVVASHKNENLMSTSAAAACMAPLLLRPLLAGDCEIETDFDVGGDGSMQLLQAAAAANHAQAIVITLLEEYDQIFGEGSISSDIYSDSEESGSESEEAAEDDSESYDEDESYEDDECDDGTEGSDVSNDDDEDEDGDDDDDDDGDAASETGSESGHSVTNDVDVDKDVDSSSSSSESSETGHDVKATKRLSSSIHNPSSENDDSQRSKGNHSKSTATLIKKSAELSKGVHGPTNVEDRLAHHTQIPISQQSAAAAHRARRNAVWGRTSARKNLSMESIDYPFGEEFEIETVEDEKSDLQNRLREEIEGNTKLEASVEKRKKTLQGRQLCLEKEVAILKEELQRERDKRTALESVLNSSQEQPTVLPAKIDEKTKADLNDIALAEADIINLKKTVEDLEVQLNQQLEKRYASMNDSCSQRQPNHHAKIEDKPKGTGAVVKGSGSKQDMYVDKAEFEEGRKQESSLESKHPPPNQQVDHSENNSNRMNEAETDSKKSHASSNSKKLAKKGEEQRSQTANESPDNEKGRGSSQAVASSGKGKGIEHARTARNREKRRGPDSSQ
- the LOC107917942 gene encoding rho GTPase-activating protein REN1 isoform X5, with the translated sequence MATKRDEPSLIQQRIHSKREEPSQSQLKMASRKEDSSPAQLKMASRKEEPSPAQLKMANKKEDPSVLQQRMASKREDREPSKGHQGDVAAAAAPGSLEHQNSRSGNTVLKSGPLFLSSKGIGWTSWKKRWFILTHTSLVFFRSDPNAVSQKGNEVNLTLGGIDLNNSGSVIVKADKKLITVQFQDGRDGRTFTLKAETLDDLYEWKAALENALSQAPSSANAMGQNGIFRNDQSEEVDASKEPANDKPPVRSTVIGRPVLLALEDVDGAPTFLEKALKFIEKHGVRVEGILRQAADVEDVKRRIQEYEQGKTEFSSEEDAHVIGDCVKYILRELPSSPVPASCCNALLEACRTQRGSRVNAMLLAVLDTFPEPNRRLLQRILMMMQVVASHKNENLMSTSAAAACMAPLLLRPLLAGDCEIETDFDVGGDGSMQLLQAAAAANHAQAIVITLLEEYDQIFGEGSISSDIYSDSEESGSESEEAAEDDSESYDEDESYEDDECDDGTEGSDVSNDDDEDEDGDDDDDDDGDAASETGSESGHSVTNDVDVDKDVDSSSSSSESSETGHDVKATKRLSSSIHNPSSENDDSQRSKGNHSKSTATLIKKSAELSKGVHGPTNVEDRLAHHTQIPISQQSAAAAHRARRNAVWGRTSARKNLSMESIDYPFGEEFEIETVEDEKSDLQNRLREEIEGNTKLEASVEKRKKTLQGRQLCLEKEVAILKEELQRERDKRTALESVLNSSQEQPTVLPAKIDEKTKADLNDIALAEADIINLKKTVEDLEVQLNQQLEKRYASMNDSCSQRQPNHHAKIEDKPKGTGAVVKGSGSKQDMYVDKAEFEEGRKQESSLESKHPPPNQQVDHSENNSNRMNEAETDSKKSHASSNSKKLAKKGTAKPDCK
- the LOC107917942 gene encoding rho GTPase-activating protein REN1 isoform X2 → MATKRDEPSLIQQRIHSKREEPSQSQLKMASRKEDSSPAQLKMASRKEEPSPAQLKMANKKEDPSVLQQRMASKREDREPSKGHQGDVAAAAAPGSLEHQNSRSGNTVLKSGPLFLSSKGIGWTSWKKRWFILTHTSLVFFRSDPNAVSQKGNEVNLTLGGIDLNNSGSVIVKADKKLITVQFQDGRDGRTFTLKAETLDDLYEWKAALENALSQAPSSANAMGQNGIFRNDQSEEVDASKEPANDKPPVRSTVIGRPVLLALEDVDGAPTFLEKALKFIEKHGVRVEGILRQAADVEDVKRRIQEYEQGKTEFSSEEDAHVIGDCVKYILRELPSSPVPASCCNALLEACRTQRGSRVNAMLLAVLDTFPEPNRRLLQRILMMMQVVASHKNENLMSTSAAAACMAPLLLRPLLAGDCEIETDFDVGGDGSMQLLQAAAAANHAQAIVITLLEEYDQIFGEGSISSDIYSDSEESGSESEEAAEDDSESYDEDESYEDDECDDGTEGSDVSNDDDEDEDGDDDDDDDGDAASETGSESGHSVTNDVDVDKDVDSSSSSSESSETGHDVKATKRLSSSIHNPSSENDDSQRSKGNHSKSTATLIKKSAELSKGVHGPTNVEDRLAHHTQIPISQQSAAAAHRARRNAVWGRTSARKNLSMESIDYPFGEEFEIETVEDEKSDLQNRLREEIEGNTKLEASVEKRKKTLQGRQLCLEKEVAILKEELQRERDKRTALESVLNSSQEQPTVLPAKIDEKTKADLNDIALAEADIINLKKTVEDLEVQLNQQLEKRYASMNDSCSQRQPNHHAKIEDKPKGTGAVVKGSGSKDMYVDKAEFEEGRKQESSLESKHPPPNQQVDHSENNSNRMNEAETDSKKSHASSNSKKLAKKGEEQRSQTANESPDNEKGRGSSQAVASSGKGKGIEHARTARNREKRRGPDSSQ